One part of the Nymphaea colorata isolate Beijing-Zhang1983 chromosome 8, ASM883128v2, whole genome shotgun sequence genome encodes these proteins:
- the LOC126410303 gene encoding uncharacterized protein LOC126410303, with the protein MASKGKTVSQSQDSQPTSCGSGSATPQPPLWSYVNLMGKPPGGGGNAFFRCNFCEGQFNGSYTRVKAHLLKISQKGIQPCKKITNETLAQLKKEQKAFENKKSTSSGSGFIDIASILHDDIQNPTKKRKVVDVHQKSIKDSFSLQGRRELDLKVATFFYANCIPFNVARSPYWRDLVTSIANSNLTGYVPPSSERLRTVLLEQQMTRVNKLLESQKFTWDQHGVSIVSDGWTDLQRRPLINFIATSANGPIFLKAIDASGEYKSAEYLKGLFMEIIEEVGKENVVQLITDNAPVCRAAGIAIEKEYPHIFWTSCAVHSLNLALKSICNPPSKEQDPHAYELCSWIEDLEKDVRNIRNFIVNHQHALSIYNKHSDLKLLRVAETRFASLIVMVKRIKRVKSALISMVTDDDWSFYRADDDDKAQAIKGMILEDKWWDQIFYFLAFTEPIWEMLRVLDCDNSTLHCVYEMWDTMIEKIQEVIFKHEKKSIALEDSAFFDHVHRILIARWDKSSNPLQCMAHTLNPKYYGKKWLTGGVGRTPPHLDLELSTNRVACINRIFIDVHQNRRANDEFERFSTGIGEDVGATVDKDNYPSLSWWIKHGTAYPTLQYLAFRLLVQPATSSCSERNWSTYSQIHTIKRNNLTSKRAENLVYVHSNLRLLSRNKEEYREGETKYWDVNVDDFNLEQENELEVVNSRFEEPCIPSTSSIVEEEEIGENNDLGIDDD; encoded by the exons ATGGcgagcaaaggaaaaacagtgtctCAGTCTCAAGACTCTCAACCTACAAGTTGTGGTTCTGGATCAGCTACACCTCAGCCACCATTATGGTCATACGTGAATCTAATGGGGAAACCTCCTGGAGGCGGTGGAAATGCTTTTTTTAGGTGTAATTTTTGTGAGGGACAGTtcaatggatcatatacaagagtGAAAGCACATCTattaaaaatcagtcaaaaagGAATTCAACCATGTAAGAAAATCACTAACGAGACTTTGgctcagttgaagaaagaacaaaaagcctttgagaataagaaaagcacatcatctggatctggtttcattgacattgcttcaattttacatgatgaTATTCAGAAtcctaccaaaaaaagaaaagttgttgatgttcatcAGAAATCAATTAAGGATTCATTTAGTTTACAAGGACGGcgagaattagatctaaaagtggCGACATTTTTCTATGCTAAttgcataccatttaatgtagctagaaGTCCATATTGGAGAGACTTAGTTACATCTATTGCAAATTCTAACTTGACTGGGTATGTTCCCCCTAGTTCTGAAAGGCTTCGCACTGTACTACTAGAACAACAAATGACTCGagtgaacaaattgttagagtcTCAAAAGTTCACTTGGGATCAACACggagtttctattgtttctgatggctggacagatttgcaacgacgccctcttattaatttcattgcaacttcagcaaatggaccaattttcttgaaagcaatagatgcatctggtgaatacaaaagtgctgagtatctgaaaggattgtttatggaaataattgaagaagtGGGGAAAGAAAACGTTGTTCAGCTAATTACAGACAATGCACCTGTATGTAGAGCAGCTGGTATTGCGATAGAAAAGGAGTACCCTCATATCTTTTGGACTTCTTGTGCAGTTCATAGCTTAAATTTGGCTCTAAAGagtatatgcaatccaccaagtaaagagcaagatcctcatgcttatgaattatgttcgtggattgaagacttggaaaaggatgtgaggaacatcagaaatttcatagtaaatcatcaacatgcactttCCATTTATAACAAGCATTCTGATCTAAAATTATTAAGAGTTGCAGAGACACGTTTTGCATCTCTAATTGTTATGgtgaaaaggataaaaagggtgAAAAGTGCATTGATCAGTATGGTGACTGATGATGATTGGAGTTTCTACcgtgctgatgatgatgacaaagctcaagcaatcaaaggaatgattcttgaagacaagtggtgggatcaaatcttttattttcttgcattcacagaGCCGATCTGGGAGATGTTGAgagttcttgattgtgataattcAACGTTGCACTGTGTGTATGAGATGTGGGAcactatgattgaaaaaatccaagaggttatttttaagcatgaaaaaaaaagtattgcacttgaagattcagcattttttgatcatgtgcatagaatattgattgcaagatgggataaaagtagcaatcctcttcaatgcatggcacatacattaaatcctaaatattatggaaaaaagtggCTTACAGGGGGTGttggaagaaccccaccacatCTGGATCTAGAATTATCAACAAACAGAGTAGCATGTATTAATAGGATTTTCattgatgtacatcaaaatcGCCGAgctaatgatgagtttgaaaggttTTCTACTGGAATTGGAGAAGATGTAGGTGCAACTGTAGACAAAGATAATTATCCATCTTTATCTTGGTGGATTAAACATGGAACTGCTTatcctactcttcaataccttgctttcagattgctagttcaacctgctacatcttcatgcagtgagagaaattggagtacatattcacaaatccacactataaaacgaaataatctcacaagcaaacgtgcagaaaatctggtttatgtgcattctaaccttCGGCTTCTATCACggaacaaagaagaatatag ggaaggagaaactaaatattgggacgtgaatgttgacgactttaacttagaacaagagaatgaacttgaagttgttaattcaagattcgaagaaccttGTATTCCCTCAACATCTTctattgtggaagaagaggagattgGGGAGAACAATGATTTGGGCATTGATgatgactag